One genomic region from Sander lucioperca isolate FBNREF2018 chromosome 3, SLUC_FBN_1.2, whole genome shotgun sequence encodes:
- the LOC116067787 gene encoding BTB/POZ domain-containing protein KCTD12-like isoform X1 has translation MGEERESREREMAQTDSQSSTFPEIVELNVGGQVYVTRLETLTAVPNSLLWAKFTQSSPGDLPKDSKGRFFFDRDGFLFRYILDYLRDSELFLPEFFKERRRLQKESDFFQLPELSRRLAAVSKQSSYTEESGEPEEAELSSPVTSSSDRSRSPGAKAGYITIGYRGSYTIGRDIQADAKFRRVARITVCSKISLAKEVFGETLNESRDPDRPPDKYTARYYLKYNFLEQAFDRLAEAGFSMVACNSTGTCSYASNDPGEDKLWTSYTEYVFSR, from the exons atgggggaagagagagagagt agagagagagagatggcacAAACCGACAGCCAAAGTTCAACTTTCCCTGAGATAGTGGAGCTAAACGTGGGTGGGCAGGTGTATGTGACCCGACTTGAAACTCTCACGGCGGTGCCCAACTCTCTCCTGTGGGCCAAGTTCACCCAGAGCTCCCCGGGCGACCTGCCAAAAGACAGCAAGGGTCGCTTCTTCTTCGACCGCGACGGCTTTCTCTTCCGCTATATTTTGGATTATTTGCGGGACTCTGAGCTTTTCCTGCCCGAGTTTTTCAAAGAGCGGAGGAGGCTGCAGAAAGAATCGGACTTCTTCCAGCTGCCAGAGCTGTCGAGGCGCCTGGCCGCGGTCAGCAAACAGAGCTCGTACACGGAGGAGAGCGGGGAGCCGGAGGAGGCTGAGCTCAGCAGCCCCGTCACCTCCTCCTCGGACAGGAGCCGCTCTCCTGGGGCCAAAGCCGGCTACATCACCATCGGGTACAGAGGCAGCTACACTATCGGGAGGGACATCCAGGCGGACGCTAAATTCCGCAGGGTCGCCAGAATAACCGTCTGCAGCAAGATCTCTCTGGCTAAAGAAGTTTTTGGAGAAACCCTGAATGAGAGCCGCGACCCGGACCGCCCGCCTGACAAATACACCGCCAGGTATTACCTCAAGTATAACTTCCTGGAGCAGGCGTTTGACCGGCTGGCCGAGGCTGGTTTCAGCATGGTGGCATGCAACTCCACTGGGACCTGCTCATACGCCAGTAATGACCCGGGGGAAGACAAACTGTGGACCAGTTACACAGAGTATGTTTTCTCCCGATAA
- the LOC116067787 gene encoding BTB/POZ domain-containing protein KCTD12-like isoform X2 has protein sequence MAQTDSQSSTFPEIVELNVGGQVYVTRLETLTAVPNSLLWAKFTQSSPGDLPKDSKGRFFFDRDGFLFRYILDYLRDSELFLPEFFKERRRLQKESDFFQLPELSRRLAAVSKQSSYTEESGEPEEAELSSPVTSSSDRSRSPGAKAGYITIGYRGSYTIGRDIQADAKFRRVARITVCSKISLAKEVFGETLNESRDPDRPPDKYTARYYLKYNFLEQAFDRLAEAGFSMVACNSTGTCSYASNDPGEDKLWTSYTEYVFSR, from the coding sequence atggcacAAACCGACAGCCAAAGTTCAACTTTCCCTGAGATAGTGGAGCTAAACGTGGGTGGGCAGGTGTATGTGACCCGACTTGAAACTCTCACGGCGGTGCCCAACTCTCTCCTGTGGGCCAAGTTCACCCAGAGCTCCCCGGGCGACCTGCCAAAAGACAGCAAGGGTCGCTTCTTCTTCGACCGCGACGGCTTTCTCTTCCGCTATATTTTGGATTATTTGCGGGACTCTGAGCTTTTCCTGCCCGAGTTTTTCAAAGAGCGGAGGAGGCTGCAGAAAGAATCGGACTTCTTCCAGCTGCCAGAGCTGTCGAGGCGCCTGGCCGCGGTCAGCAAACAGAGCTCGTACACGGAGGAGAGCGGGGAGCCGGAGGAGGCTGAGCTCAGCAGCCCCGTCACCTCCTCCTCGGACAGGAGCCGCTCTCCTGGGGCCAAAGCCGGCTACATCACCATCGGGTACAGAGGCAGCTACACTATCGGGAGGGACATCCAGGCGGACGCTAAATTCCGCAGGGTCGCCAGAATAACCGTCTGCAGCAAGATCTCTCTGGCTAAAGAAGTTTTTGGAGAAACCCTGAATGAGAGCCGCGACCCGGACCGCCCGCCTGACAAATACACCGCCAGGTATTACCTCAAGTATAACTTCCTGGAGCAGGCGTTTGACCGGCTGGCCGAGGCTGGTTTCAGCATGGTGGCATGCAACTCCACTGGGACCTGCTCATACGCCAGTAATGACCCGGGGGAAGACAAACTGTGGACCAGTTACACAGAGTATGTTTTCTCCCGATAA
- the LOC116067786 gene encoding high-affinity choline transporter 1-like, with the protein MTFHVEGLVAIAIFYLLILFVGIWAAWKNKHSGEAEGTDRSETIMVGGRDIGLFVGGFTMTATWVGGGYINGTAEYVYLPEYGLAWAQAPFGYALSLVVGGLFFAKPMRSRGYVTMLDPFQQKYGKRMGGLLFIPALMGEIFWSAAILSALGATLSVIVDMDINVSVVISALIAIFYTLVGGLYSVAYTDVVQLFCIFIGLWISVPFALTNPAVSDITVTAVQQVYQSPWRGSVQKGDTWVWIDNFCLLMLGGIPWQVYFQRVLSASSATYAQVLSFLAAFGCLVMAVPSVLIGAIGASTDWNQTTYGAIPPKEKDQADMILPIVLQHLCPPFVSFFGLGAVSAAVMSSADSSILSASSMFARNIYQLAFRQSASDREIVWVMRITIFVFGGLATLMALVTGTVYGLWYLSSDLVYVIIFPQLLSVLFVKGTNTYGSVAAYLCGMVLRIGGGEPYLRLPPFIYYPGWTTEERIHHITGETEEVVIQKFPFKTVSMLASFLGNVAFSYLAKYLFESGKISHKYDFLDAVVSMDSGEIMDKTTLVTRSNNIGLSEMAPVKPRLSVTLAAAFTRRDTLQAETVEEEEEEESSPDSSHHDEK; encoded by the exons ATGACCTTCCATGTAGAGGGGCTTGTGGCTATCGCGATCTTCTATCTACTGATCCTGTTCGTGGGCATCTGGGCGGCATGGAAGAACAAACACTCCGGGGAGGCGGAGGGCACCGACCGCAGCGAAACCATCATGGTCGGAGGGAGAGACATTGGATTATTTGTCGGCGGATTTACCATGACAG CGACCTGGGTTGGAGGAGGATATATCAATGGCACAGCTGAGTATGTGTATCTGCCTGAATATGGTTTGGCTTGGGCTCAAGCTCCCTTTGGATATGCCCTCAGTCTTGTTGTGG GTGGTCTTTTTTTCGCTAAGCCCATGCGCTCTCGAGGTTACGTCACCATGTTGGACCCGTtccagcagaagtatgggaaaCGCATGGGTGGCCTCCTCTTCATACCTGCACTCATGGGTGAGATCTTCTGGTCTGCTGCCATCTTATCCGCCCTTG GTGCTACCCTGAGTGTGATCGTGGACATGGACATTAATGTCTCAGTGGTTATCTCAGCACTCATTGCAATCTTTTACACTCTGGTTGGAGGACTTTACTCTGTGGCCTACACTGATGTTGTCCAGCTCTTCTGTATCTTTATTGGCCTG TGGATCAGCGTCCCTTTTGCTTTGACCAACCCTGCGGTGTCAGACATTACCGTTACTGCAGTGCAGCAAGTGTACCAGTCGCCCTGGAGAGGCAGCGTCCAGAAGGGTGACACCTGGGTCTGGATCGACAACTTCTGCCTCCTG ATGCTTGGAGGAATACCCTGGCAGGTGTATTTCCAGAGAGTCCTGTCAGCCTCCTCGGCCACCTACGCCCAGGTCCTCTCCTTCCTGGCCGCTTTCGGGTGCCTCGTCATGGCTGTGCCCTCTGTTCTCATCGGGGCCATCGGGGCCTCCACAG ACTGGAACCAGACAACCTATGGTGCCATTCCTCCGAAAGAGAAGGACCAAGCAGACATGATTCTACCCATCGTGCTCCAACACCTCTGCCCCCCATTTGTCTCTTTCTTCGGCTTGGGTGCAGTGTCTGCAGCTGTCATGTCATCTGCAGACTCCTCCATCCTTTCAGCGAGTTCCATGTTTGCGAGGAACATCTACCAGCTCGCCTTCAGACAGTCG GCATCTGACCGTGAGATTGTGTGGGTGATGCGTATTACTATCTTTGTATTCGGCGGCCTTGCCACGTTGATGGCGCTGGTGACCGggacagtttacggcctctggTACCTGAGCTCAGACCTGGTTTACGTCATCATCTTCCCCCAGCTGCTCAGTGTGCTCTTTGTCAAAGGCACCAACACGTACGGCTCTGTGGCTGCCTACCTGTGCGGAATGGTGCTGCGTATAGGTGGAGGTGAACCCTACCTGCGTCTGCCTCCTTTCATTTACTACCCTGGCTGGACCACGGAGGAGAGGATACACCACATTACTGGAGAAACAGAGGAAGTCGTCATCCAGAAGTTCCCCTTCAAGACCGTCTCTATGCTGGCCTCTTTCCTGGGTAACGTTGCTTTCTCCTACCTGGCAAAGTATCTGTTTGAGAGCGGGAAGATTTCACACAAGTACGACTTTCTGGATGCAGTGGTGTCCATGGACAGTGGAGAGATTATGGATAAGACGACGCTTGTGACTCGCAGCAACAACATCGGGTTGTCGGAGATGGCGCCCGTCAAACCGCGGCTGAGTGTGACCTTGGCGGCCGCCTTCACACGACGCGACACATTGCAAGCAGAaacagtggaggaggaggaggaggaggagtccaGCCCTGATTCCTCCCACCATGatgaaaaatga
- the arl6 gene encoding ADP-ribosylation factor-like protein 6 isoform X1 has protein sequence MGLFDRLAGWLGLKKEVNVLCLGLDNSGKTTIINQLKPSNAQAQDIVPTIGFSIEKFKTSSLSFTVFDMSGQGRYRNLWEHYYKEGQAIIFVIDSADKLRMVVAKEELDTLLNHSDIKHRRIPILFFANKMDVRDALSSVKVSQLLCLENIKDKPWHICATDALKGEGLQEGVDWLQDQIMQSNQNNENVRA, from the exons ATGGGGCTGTTTGACAGGTTGGCAGGATGGCTGGGGTTGAAGAAGGAGGTGAATGTGCTGTGTCTTGGTCTGGACAACAGTGGAAAAACCACCATCATCAACCAACTTAAGCCCTCTAAT GCCCAGGCACAAGACATCGTCCCAACCATTGGCTTCAGCATAGAGAAGTTTAAGACATCCAG TCTTTCCTTCACAGTGTTTGACATGTCTGGTCAAGGCAGATACAGAAACCTTTGGGAACACTACTACAA GGAAGGCCAGGCTATCATATTTGTCATTGATAGTGCAGACAAACTGAGGATGGTAGTAGCCAAAGAAGAACTGGACACATTACTAAACCATTCTG ATATTAAACACAGGAGGATCCCCATTCTGTTCTTTGCTAACAAGATGGATGTCAGGGATGCTCTGTCTTCTGTCAAGGTCTCACAGCTGCTCTGTTTGGAGAACATCAAAGACAAACCCTGGCACATCTG TGCCACTGATGCTCTGAAAGGAGAAGGTTTACAGGAGGGAGTCGACTGGTTACAAG ATCAAATTATGCA atcaaatcaaaacaatgagAACGTGAGGGCATGA
- the arl6 gene encoding ADP-ribosylation factor-like protein 6 isoform X2: MGLFDRLAGWLGLKKEVNVLCLGLDNSGKTTIINQLKPSNAQAQDIVPTIGFSIEKFKTSSLSFTVFDMSGQGRYRNLWEHYYKEGQAIIFVIDSADKLRMVVAKEELDTLLNHSDIKHRRIPILFFANKMDVRDALSSVKVSQLLCLENIKDKPWHICATDALKGEGLQEGVDWLQDQIKTMRT, encoded by the exons ATGGGGCTGTTTGACAGGTTGGCAGGATGGCTGGGGTTGAAGAAGGAGGTGAATGTGCTGTGTCTTGGTCTGGACAACAGTGGAAAAACCACCATCATCAACCAACTTAAGCCCTCTAAT GCCCAGGCACAAGACATCGTCCCAACCATTGGCTTCAGCATAGAGAAGTTTAAGACATCCAG TCTTTCCTTCACAGTGTTTGACATGTCTGGTCAAGGCAGATACAGAAACCTTTGGGAACACTACTACAA GGAAGGCCAGGCTATCATATTTGTCATTGATAGTGCAGACAAACTGAGGATGGTAGTAGCCAAAGAAGAACTGGACACATTACTAAACCATTCTG ATATTAAACACAGGAGGATCCCCATTCTGTTCTTTGCTAACAAGATGGATGTCAGGGATGCTCTGTCTTCTGTCAAGGTCTCACAGCTGCTCTGTTTGGAGAACATCAAAGACAAACCCTGGCACATCTG TGCCACTGATGCTCTGAAAGGAGAAGGTTTACAGGAGGGAGTCGACTGGTTACAAG atcaaatcaaaacaatgagAACGTGA